The Variovorax paradoxus B4 genome includes a region encoding these proteins:
- a CDS encoding tripartite tricarboxylate transporter substrate binding protein, which translates to MNILLKTTRRSALALAALSLLCAGASAQRPSSTKPIRLVVPFGPGGVADLTARTVAQKMSQSMGQSIIVDNKPGAGGVVASDAVAKAAPDGLTMLLMSNGNAVSAGLFKRLPFDTVRDFAPVSTLGYFDMAVVTAADARFKTMQELLAYAKAHPGTVNIGTINVGSTQHLAAELLKRSTGIDAQVIPFNGSPALITALRGGQIDAGVEILAPILGQVGGKSLRAIAVMGAKRSFALPDTPTVAESGAPDFRVSSWNAFAVPAKTPPAVIARLNKEANAALAAPEVRERLRQLGVEAQGSTPQQQADLLRDEIQRWSEVIRLAGIPKQ; encoded by the coding sequence ATGAACATCCTGCTCAAAACCACCCGGCGTTCGGCGCTCGCGCTGGCCGCACTCTCGTTGCTCTGCGCGGGCGCCAGCGCGCAGCGGCCATCGTCCACCAAGCCCATCCGCCTCGTGGTGCCCTTCGGCCCCGGCGGCGTGGCCGACCTCACGGCGCGCACCGTCGCGCAGAAGATGTCGCAGTCCATGGGGCAGAGCATCATCGTGGACAACAAGCCGGGCGCCGGCGGCGTGGTCGCTTCCGATGCGGTGGCCAAGGCGGCGCCGGACGGGCTCACCATGCTGCTGATGTCCAACGGCAATGCCGTCAGCGCGGGGCTGTTCAAGCGCCTGCCGTTCGACACCGTCCGGGACTTCGCGCCGGTGTCGACGCTCGGCTATTTCGACATGGCCGTGGTGACGGCCGCCGACGCCAGGTTCAAGACGATGCAGGAGCTGCTGGCCTACGCCAAGGCGCATCCCGGCACCGTCAACATCGGCACGATCAACGTGGGCAGCACGCAGCACCTGGCGGCCGAGCTGCTCAAGCGCAGCACCGGCATCGACGCGCAGGTGATTCCCTTCAACGGCTCGCCCGCGCTGATCACGGCGCTGCGGGGCGGACAGATCGACGCCGGCGTCGAGATCCTCGCGCCGATCCTCGGACAGGTCGGCGGCAAGTCGCTGCGCGCCATCGCGGTCATGGGCGCGAAGCGCTCGTTCGCGCTGCCGGACACGCCGACGGTCGCGGAGAGCGGCGCGCCCGATTTCAGGGTCTCGTCGTGGAACGCCTTTGCCGTGCCCGCGAAGACGCCGCCCGCCGTCATCGCCAGGCTCAACAAGGAAGCCAACGCGGCGCTCGCCGCGCCGGAAGTCAGGGAGCGGCTGCGCCAGCTCGGGGTCGAGGCGCAGGGAAGCACGCCGCAGCAGCAGGCGGACCTCTTGAGGGACGAGATTCAGCGCTGGTCGGAAGTCATCCGCCTGGCCGGCATTCCGAAACAGTGA
- a CDS encoding LysR substrate-binding domain-containing protein — MDLKQLEYFVRVAELGSFTRASIVIDVAQPALSRQVRQLEVELRQNLLTRNGRGVTLTEAGKLLLAHARGILHQIERAKEDLGRMRGALAGRVAVGLPPSIAKRIAVPLTRAFRQQLPDARLAITEALSSAMQESVTAGRIDLALLYNPAPSADIDSVVILEEDLYLVGPAAQPGAEPDAQVSLREVASRPLVIPTQPNSIRMLVEAEMANIGCRPTIAMEIDGVAAILDLVIDGVGSAVLSSNAVRTAPRPEAFGIRRIVDPPLRSRLALAVSSQRPATLTQQAVLKLVREVVDQTMNGSPPPARR, encoded by the coding sequence ATGGACCTCAAGCAGCTGGAGTACTTCGTTCGCGTGGCCGAGCTGGGGAGCTTCACGCGGGCGTCGATCGTGATCGACGTGGCCCAGCCCGCGCTCAGCCGGCAGGTGCGCCAGCTCGAAGTGGAGCTGCGACAGAATCTTCTGACGCGCAATGGCCGCGGCGTCACGCTCACCGAGGCGGGCAAGCTGCTGCTGGCGCATGCCAGGGGCATCCTGCACCAGATCGAGCGCGCCAAGGAGGACCTCGGCCGGATGCGCGGCGCGCTGGCCGGCCGCGTCGCAGTGGGCCTGCCGCCGAGCATCGCCAAGCGCATTGCCGTGCCGTTGACCCGCGCCTTTCGCCAGCAGCTGCCCGATGCGCGCCTCGCCATCACCGAGGCGCTCTCGAGCGCCATGCAGGAATCGGTGACCGCGGGCCGCATCGACCTGGCGCTGCTCTACAACCCCGCGCCTTCGGCCGACATCGACAGCGTGGTCATCCTCGAGGAAGACCTGTACCTGGTCGGGCCGGCGGCGCAGCCCGGTGCCGAGCCCGATGCACAGGTTTCGCTGCGCGAGGTGGCTTCGCGGCCGCTCGTGATTCCGACCCAGCCCAACTCGATCCGCATGCTGGTCGAGGCGGAAATGGCCAACATCGGATGCCGCCCGACCATCGCGATGGAGATCGACGGCGTGGCCGCCATCCTCGATCTCGTCATCGACGGCGTGGGCTCGGCGGTGCTGTCCTCGAACGCGGTGCGCACGGCGCCGCGGCCGGAGGCTTTCGGCATCCGGCGGATCGTGGATCCTCCGCTGCGCAGCCGGCTGGCATTGGCCGTCAGTTCCCAGCGGCCGGCCACGCTCACCCAGCAGGCCGTTCTCAAGCTGGTGCGGGAGGTGGTGGATCAGACGATGAACGGGTCGCCGCCACCGGCGCGGCGTTGA
- a CDS encoding amidohydrolase family protein yields the protein MPASAMDKDWLCFHPNPSKPGFTLPPGAVDAHCHVFGPGAVFPYGPERKYTPCDASKEQLFALRDLLGFERNVIVQATCHGSDNRALLDALAHSNGRARGVASVAPDVSEAELRRLHEAGVRGVRFNFLKRLADFTPREVLMSIAERIAPLGWHVVVYFEAQDLPELWNFFTRLPTIVVVDHMGRPDVTQPVDGPQFERFVRLMREHPKVWSKVSCPERVSVSGPPTYDDVVPFAQRLVETFPDRVLWGTDWPHPNLKTHMPDDGTLVDMIPRIARTVQLQQQLLVDNPMRLYWA from the coding sequence ATGCCAGCTAGCGCGATGGACAAGGATTGGCTGTGTTTTCACCCGAACCCGTCGAAGCCGGGCTTCACGCTGCCGCCCGGCGCGGTGGATGCGCACTGCCACGTCTTCGGCCCGGGTGCCGTGTTCCCCTACGGGCCCGAGCGCAAGTACACGCCCTGCGACGCTTCGAAGGAGCAGCTCTTCGCCTTGCGCGACCTGCTGGGCTTCGAGCGCAATGTGATCGTGCAGGCGACCTGCCACGGCAGCGACAACCGCGCGCTGCTCGATGCCCTTGCGCACTCGAACGGGCGCGCGCGCGGCGTGGCCTCGGTCGCGCCCGACGTGAGCGAGGCCGAACTGCGCCGCCTGCACGAGGCCGGCGTGCGGGGCGTGCGCTTCAATTTCCTCAAGCGCCTGGCGGACTTCACGCCGCGCGAGGTGCTGATGAGCATCGCCGAGCGCATCGCCCCGCTGGGCTGGCACGTGGTCGTGTATTTCGAGGCGCAGGACCTGCCCGAGCTCTGGAATTTCTTCACCCGCCTGCCGACGATCGTGGTGGTCGATCACATGGGCCGGCCCGATGTGACCCAGCCGGTCGACGGGCCGCAGTTCGAGCGCTTCGTGCGGCTCATGCGCGAGCATCCGAAAGTGTGGTCGAAGGTGAGCTGCCCCGAGCGCGTGTCGGTCTCCGGACCGCCGACCTACGATGACGTCGTCCCGTTCGCGCAGCGCCTGGTCGAGACCTTCCCGGACCGCGTGCTGTGGGGCACCGACTGGCCGCATCCCAACCTCAAGACGCACATGCCCGACGACGGCACGCTGGTCGACATGATTCCGCGCATTGCGCGCACCGTGCAGCTGCAGCAGCAACTGCTCGTGGACAACCCGATGCGGCTGTACTGGGCCTGA
- a CDS encoding phage integrase family protein — translation MKAVIPRKLHRGHFAFMRALAQGLEERASWDRYLRLEGEHTDLRTVRRTIAWIRDEFAAAARREHRPGTARLILLDADRFSAAPALPSLAEFAEANGMEDFSESEQVEAYEAAYPAAGKAGQGARPSRRARVVERQLEALRWLENLVAQDPRPLDSVSAWLNPSVASRLERAGLRTLHALVEHINGIGARWWVHVPGVGELKAGRILDWLRANEQVLGLRIGAHAMTPRAQLGPLALAEVVPGGTALVPYEKFVLPAELDGSAGTNRAPRGQCLLMAANDHEAVGAWLSAKRAGDATGDLSATQRAYRKEAERLLLWAVLERGKALSSLTVGDAIDYRDFLLDPPAHWCGARHHQRWSPLWRPMEGPLAPSALRQAIAILRSLHAFLVNRNYLVGNPFATLAPPASLQQPLDSSRALSFAQWDHVDALLQAHADTEARRRLRRGMRWLYATGLRLAEITSAKCEDLQQVEYRGADGALAVGWQLAVAGKGGRGRQVPVPPALVAELEDELARHGFERQVGAVSNRGIHVLARFDAELRRPAAWSASGLYQAIKAFVAQAAAGLRGPDAQQLKKASTHWLRHSHGSHALRGREGQVPVPIQVVQNNLGHASVGTTAMYLATARAQSHTELR, via the coding sequence ATGAAGGCCGTGATTCCGCGCAAGCTGCACCGCGGACACTTCGCGTTCATGCGGGCGCTGGCCCAGGGGCTCGAGGAAAGGGCCAGCTGGGACCGCTACCTGCGGCTGGAGGGCGAGCACACCGACCTGCGCACCGTGCGCCGCACCATCGCCTGGATCCGCGACGAATTCGCGGCGGCGGCGCGGCGCGAGCACAGGCCCGGCACGGCCCGCCTGATCCTGCTCGATGCGGACCGTTTCTCCGCGGCCCCGGCGCTGCCGAGCCTTGCCGAGTTCGCCGAGGCGAACGGCATGGAGGATTTCTCCGAATCCGAACAGGTCGAGGCCTACGAGGCCGCCTACCCGGCCGCGGGCAAGGCCGGGCAGGGCGCCCGGCCCTCGCGGCGCGCGCGCGTGGTGGAGCGCCAGCTCGAGGCGCTGCGCTGGCTCGAGAACCTGGTTGCCCAGGACCCGCGCCCGCTCGACAGCGTGTCGGCATGGCTCAATCCCTCGGTGGCGAGCCGCCTGGAACGCGCCGGGCTGCGCACGCTCCACGCGCTCGTCGAGCACATCAACGGCATCGGCGCGCGCTGGTGGGTGCATGTGCCGGGCGTGGGCGAGCTGAAGGCGGGGCGGATTCTCGACTGGCTGCGGGCCAACGAGCAGGTGCTCGGGCTGCGCATCGGCGCCCACGCGATGACGCCCAGGGCGCAGCTCGGCCCGCTGGCGCTGGCCGAGGTGGTGCCGGGCGGCACCGCGCTCGTGCCCTACGAGAAATTCGTCCTCCCCGCCGAACTCGACGGCAGCGCAGGCACCAACCGCGCGCCGCGCGGGCAGTGCCTTCTCATGGCCGCCAACGACCACGAGGCCGTGGGGGCATGGCTCAGTGCCAAGCGCGCGGGCGATGCCACCGGTGACCTGTCGGCCACCCAGCGCGCCTACCGCAAGGAGGCCGAGCGCCTCCTGCTCTGGGCCGTGCTGGAGCGCGGGAAGGCACTGTCGTCGCTCACCGTCGGGGATGCGATCGACTACCGCGATTTCCTGCTCGATCCGCCCGCCCACTGGTGCGGCGCGCGCCATCACCAGCGCTGGTCGCCGCTGTGGCGGCCGATGGAAGGGCCGCTGGCGCCCTCGGCGCTGCGCCAGGCCATCGCGATCCTGCGAAGCCTGCACGCCTTCCTGGTGAACCGGAACTACCTGGTGGGCAATCCCTTTGCCACCCTGGCGCCGCCGGCCAGCCTGCAGCAGCCGCTGGACTCCAGCCGCGCGCTGAGCTTCGCGCAGTGGGACCACGTCGACGCACTGCTTCAGGCGCACGCCGACACGGAAGCCAGGCGCCGGCTGCGGCGCGGCATGCGCTGGCTCTATGCGACCGGCCTGCGGCTGGCCGAGATCACCAGTGCCAAGTGCGAGGATCTGCAGCAGGTCGAGTACCGCGGCGCCGACGGCGCGCTGGCCGTCGGCTGGCAGCTGGCGGTGGCCGGGAAGGGCGGGCGCGGCCGCCAGGTGCCGGTGCCGCCGGCGCTCGTGGCCGAGCTGGAGGACGAGCTCGCGCGGCATGGCTTCGAGCGGCAGGTCGGCGCCGTGAGCAACCGCGGCATCCACGTGCTGGCGCGATTCGACGCCGAACTCCGGCGTCCGGCCGCATGGTCCGCCTCGGGCCTGTACCAGGCGATCAAGGCCTTTGTCGCCCAGGCCGCCGCCGGCCTGCGCGGCCCCGACGCACAACAGCTCAAGAAAGCGAGCACTCACTGGCTGCGACACTCGCACGGATCCCATGCGCTTCGGGGCAGGGAAGGGCAGGTGCCGGTGCCGATCCAGGTCGTGCAGAACAACCTCGGACACGCCTCGGTGGGAACCACGGCCATGTACCTGGCCACGGCGCGCGCGCAGAGCCATACCGAATTGCGCTAG
- a CDS encoding ParB/RepB/Spo0J family partition protein yields MASTRKRLEALTAGLMLPEAAKDPVDAPASTSAPAVPPSASSVVETRFPPAVGGSLAPRTGPGQMMAFRGQIQQVEGEMAALREKLGQYEGSLPTRKMDPKTIHPSRWANRHDASFTSSAFAGLKADIEHAGGNVQAILVRPLKDEPGQFEIVFGHRRHRAALELGIPVLASIWVDELGDAALFAAMDRENRERADLSNYEQGLMYQRALEEQLFPTQRQLAEALGVSHTWVRKALMVAQLPSAVVECFRSPLEISFRHAEQINAAMEKDRRGVLKRVERLRGHSLAPAMVVARLLDAKPGFERSEKLDILSAGEKIGTLVRAKSGEITITIVPEAATGASQEALEAGIAETLRKARTL; encoded by the coding sequence ATGGCTAGCACCCGCAAGCGGCTGGAGGCGTTGACCGCCGGCCTGATGCTTCCCGAAGCGGCAAAGGATCCGGTCGATGCGCCGGCCTCGACGTCCGCTCCCGCGGTGCCCCCGTCGGCATCGAGCGTCGTGGAAACCAGGTTTCCACCGGCCGTCGGCGGCTCGCTCGCGCCGCGCACCGGCCCCGGCCAGATGATGGCTTTCCGGGGCCAGATCCAGCAGGTCGAAGGAGAGATGGCGGCGCTGCGCGAAAAGCTCGGCCAGTACGAAGGCTCGCTGCCGACGCGGAAGATGGACCCGAAAACCATCCATCCCAGCCGCTGGGCAAACCGCCACGACGCCTCGTTCACGAGCAGTGCCTTCGCAGGCCTGAAGGCGGACATCGAGCACGCCGGCGGCAACGTCCAGGCGATCCTGGTGCGGCCGCTCAAGGACGAACCCGGCCAGTTCGAGATCGTCTTCGGCCACCGCCGGCATCGGGCCGCGCTGGAGCTCGGCATTCCGGTGCTGGCATCCATCTGGGTCGACGAGCTGGGCGATGCGGCGCTCTTCGCCGCGATGGACCGGGAGAATCGCGAACGCGCGGATCTGTCCAACTACGAACAGGGCCTGATGTACCAGCGCGCGCTGGAAGAGCAGCTGTTCCCGACGCAGCGCCAGTTGGCCGAAGCGCTCGGCGTGAGCCATACCTGGGTGCGCAAGGCGCTGATGGTGGCGCAGCTGCCGTCGGCGGTGGTGGAGTGCTTCCGCAGCCCTCTGGAGATCAGCTTTCGCCATGCCGAGCAGATCAATGCCGCCATGGAAAAAGACCGCCGCGGCGTCCTGAAGCGCGTGGAAAGACTGCGGGGCCACAGCCTCGCCCCGGCGATGGTCGTCGCAAGGCTGCTCGATGCCAAGCCCGGCTTCGAGCGCTCGGAGAAGCTCGACATCCTGTCCGCGGGGGAGAAGATCGGCACGCTGGTGCGTGCCAAGAGCGGAGAGATCACGATCACGATCGTTCCGGAAGCCGCCACCGGGGCCAGCCAGGAAGCGCTCGAAGCAGGCATCGCCGAAACCTTGCGCAAGGCACGCACGCTGTAA
- a CDS encoding AAA family ATPase produces MSVPVPPIGGNLVSSDVQVPPRQTINMQKIAALATRAGSMVEQIRGMLLAPEARKIPPTYSTAQLASLCGVDKAHVAYRITKEDLPAGRLTPSGGKRTFELDELRRWTRTYRAEKMRPAGRKAITIAVGNFKGGVAKTTTAMVLAQGLSLRGHRVLAIDTDPQGSLTTLHGLLPEAEVTEDMTIGPLCDGSENDIRYAIRSTYWDGIDLVAAAPFLFSAEFALPARQMQQPGAKFWDVLNEGLETVRDLYDVIVIDTPPSLSYVTINALWAANGIVVPVPPSGLDFASSAQFWSLLADLGGNLDGQSKDREGKAFDFLHVLLSRVDAADPAMPAVRQWIQATYGEYTLPVEIPKTSVTSNKAAEFATVYDVQKYEGAAKTYKRAVDAYDSFVELVEQSVIGAWTAQGRAQQ; encoded by the coding sequence ATGTCCGTTCCCGTCCCTCCCATCGGTGGAAACCTGGTTTCCAGCGACGTTCAGGTCCCTCCCCGCCAAACCATCAACATGCAGAAGATCGCGGCACTGGCGACTCGGGCCGGGTCGATGGTGGAGCAGATCCGGGGCATGCTGCTGGCGCCGGAAGCCCGCAAGATCCCCCCGACCTACTCCACCGCCCAGCTGGCCTCGCTCTGCGGCGTCGACAAGGCGCACGTGGCCTACCGCATCACCAAGGAAGACCTGCCAGCCGGCCGGCTGACGCCTTCGGGGGGCAAGCGGACTTTCGAACTGGACGAACTGCGCCGGTGGACCCGAACCTACCGCGCAGAAAAGATGCGGCCGGCCGGACGCAAGGCCATCACGATCGCCGTGGGCAACTTCAAGGGCGGCGTGGCCAAGACGACCACGGCCATGGTGCTGGCGCAGGGGCTCAGCCTGCGCGGGCACCGCGTGCTCGCGATCGATACCGATCCCCAGGGCTCGCTCACCACGCTGCACGGCCTGCTGCCGGAAGCCGAGGTCACGGAGGACATGACGATCGGGCCGCTGTGCGACGGCAGCGAGAACGACATCCGCTACGCCATTCGCTCGACCTACTGGGACGGCATCGATCTGGTCGCCGCCGCGCCCTTCCTGTTCTCCGCCGAGTTCGCCCTCCCCGCCCGCCAGATGCAGCAGCCCGGCGCCAAGTTCTGGGACGTGCTGAACGAGGGCCTGGAGACGGTGCGGGACCTGTACGACGTGATCGTGATCGACACGCCCCCTTCCCTTTCGTACGTCACGATCAATGCGCTGTGGGCCGCGAACGGGATCGTCGTGCCGGTGCCGCCCTCGGGCCTGGACTTCGCCTCGTCGGCGCAGTTCTGGTCGCTGCTCGCCGACCTGGGCGGCAACCTGGACGGCCAGAGCAAGGACCGCGAGGGCAAGGCCTTCGACTTCCTGCACGTGCTGCTGAGCCGCGTGGACGCGGCCGACCCGGCGATGCCGGCGGTGCGGCAGTGGATCCAGGCCACTTACGGCGAATACACTCTTCCCGTTGAAATCCCCAAGACCAGCGTGACCAGCAACAAGGCGGCCGAGTTCGCCACGGTCTACGATGTCCAGAAGTACGAGGGGGCCGCCAAGACATATAAGCGTGCGGTGGACGCCTACGACTCGTTCGTCGAACTCGTCGAGCAGTCGGTGATCGGCGCATGGACGGCCCAGGGGAGGGCCCAGCAATGA
- a CDS encoding replication initiation protein has translation MVEEENPQSRSPPRPSPTAEEQSVAKANEAIAIRPKRGRLTLLSRRIYNALLYHSQRQGVDEPVYRLTLSELIGDARFNSNNTELLKSHLRDMQATTIEWSTSSSSLKRWVSSQLLGTVTIEEQGRGRPCMVTWRYPDEIKERLVKPHQYTRVLLEMSSQMRSYSAAVLYEIGARYLTSPGRLSMREDVVWWAAVLTGRSDIKEVDYRFLKRDVISKALAEIDALCEDFGLELIEHKRGRKIEEIQFRVVPKVQQRLGDISASNRNVFDLELVGRLIALGLKQDEAQDLYATTDEGQIRATLDHVDQRLRNASMPVLKSPAAYFKDALKKGYAGVTAMEQAPSSGAAPALAPPAAVLSEADRLRRIRELWENDRMGQARAVFAEMPQPMQAEVRTRFEAERLDQVAAPIARAWRRDGPASRVAATTFFRWLAEDTWPEEPSDRVLLDFALQRGVAGI, from the coding sequence ATGGTCGAAGAAGAAAATCCACAATCCCGGTCTCCGCCGCGGCCATCGCCCACGGCGGAGGAACAGAGCGTTGCCAAGGCCAACGAGGCCATTGCCATCCGTCCCAAGCGCGGCCGCCTCACCCTGCTGTCGCGGCGCATCTACAACGCGCTGCTCTACCACTCGCAGCGCCAGGGCGTGGACGAGCCGGTCTATCGGCTGACCCTGAGCGAGCTGATCGGCGACGCCCGCTTCAACTCCAACAACACCGAACTGCTCAAATCGCACCTGCGCGACATGCAGGCCACGACCATCGAGTGGTCGACCAGCAGCAGTTCCCTGAAGCGGTGGGTGTCCTCGCAGCTGCTCGGCACGGTCACGATCGAAGAGCAGGGCAGGGGGCGGCCCTGCATGGTGACCTGGCGCTATCCGGACGAGATCAAGGAGCGGCTGGTCAAGCCGCACCAATACACGCGCGTGCTGCTCGAGATGAGCAGCCAGATGCGCAGCTATTCCGCGGCGGTGCTGTACGAGATCGGCGCGCGCTATCTCACCTCGCCGGGGCGGCTGTCGATGCGCGAGGACGTCGTCTGGTGGGCCGCGGTGCTGACGGGGCGCAGCGACATCAAGGAGGTCGACTACCGCTTCCTCAAGCGCGACGTCATCAGCAAGGCGCTGGCCGAGATCGACGCGCTGTGCGAGGACTTCGGGCTGGAACTGATCGAGCACAAGCGCGGCCGCAAGATCGAGGAGATCCAGTTCCGGGTCGTTCCCAAGGTCCAGCAGCGCCTGGGCGACATCAGCGCGTCGAACCGCAACGTCTTCGACCTGGAGCTGGTGGGGCGCCTGATCGCGCTGGGCCTGAAACAGGACGAGGCCCAGGATCTCTATGCCACCACCGACGAAGGGCAGATCCGCGCCACGCTCGACCATGTGGACCAGCGGCTGCGCAATGCCTCGATGCCCGTGCTCAAGTCGCCTGCGGCCTATTTCAAGGACGCGCTGAAGAAGGGCTACGCCGGCGTGACCGCGATGGAGCAGGCGCCCAGCAGCGGCGCGGCGCCCGCGCTGGCGCCGCCCGCGGCAGTGCTGTCGGAGGCCGACCGGCTGCGGCGCATCCGCGAGCTCTGGGAGAACGACCGCATGGGGCAGGCGCGCGCCGTGTTCGCCGAGATGCCGCAGCCCATGCAGGCCGAGGTGCGCACGCGCTTCGAGGCCGAACGGCTCGATCAGGTGGCGGCCCCCATTGCGCGCGCCTGGCGGCGCGACGGCCCCGCCAGCCGCGTGGCCGCGACCACCTTCTTCCGCTGGCTGGCCGAGGACACCTGGCCCGAAGAGCCCTCCGACCGCGTGCTGCTGGATTTCGCGCTTCAGCGCGGCGTGGCCGGTATCTGA
- a CDS encoding MarR family winged helix-turn-helix transcriptional regulator produces the protein MPEQDISQYLAYLLASANRRMRLGLAQSIAAEEVTEEHWRILQVLADEQGRSMGDLAELVLLNHPALTKNIDKLVSRGLVQRAADAADSRRVLVYVTDLGLETVSRLKKSVDAHHHVIEEALGPRKTSQLKKLLETFIDECEAN, from the coding sequence ATGCCCGAGCAAGACATTTCGCAGTATCTGGCGTATCTGCTGGCCTCCGCCAACCGGCGCATGCGCCTCGGCCTGGCCCAGTCGATCGCCGCAGAAGAGGTCACGGAGGAGCATTGGCGCATCCTCCAGGTGCTCGCCGACGAGCAGGGCCGCTCCATGGGCGACCTGGCCGAGTTGGTGCTGCTCAACCACCCGGCGCTCACCAAGAACATCGACAAGCTCGTGAGCCGCGGCCTGGTGCAGCGCGCCGCCGACGCGGCCGACAGCCGGCGGGTGCTGGTCTATGTCACCGACCTCGGGCTGGAGACGGTGTCACGGCTCAAGAAGAGCGTGGACGCGCACCACCATGTGATCGAGGAGGCGCTCGGCCCGCGCAAGACCAGCCAGCTCAAGAAGCTGCTGGAGACCTTCATCGACGAGTGCGAGGCGAACTGA
- a CDS encoding substrate-binding domain-containing protein codes for MPRPPVFMPRGAPRRPPRSGAPFVRAERPALARQELQIALCVPLGGTAGIWGPSAMSSAKLAVAELNREAGIGGRGCRLLTVNAADDAPDIEATLIELVQAGDIDAIIGMHTSAVRQRILRAVGGQIPFVYTPLYEGGESTPGVFAIGETTARQLGPAIRWLGARKRPRRWFAIGNDYVWPHVSHRMARGYIAETGGELVGEMYVPFGTTDFSEALDALRQGRADAVVLSLVGQDAIEFNRAFGAAGLSRAMFRLSCAIGENELLGIGADNAEDLYVACGYFATLDTEANLAFKERYRAHFGERAPTLNTFGQSTYEGMHFLAALLERQRRPAACDERLGASPLRYRSARDAAYGADGITHTPIYLARAEGNVFRVITQL; via the coding sequence ATGCCTCGCCCGCCCGTCTTCATGCCGCGTGGCGCGCCGCGGCGTCCGCCGCGTTCCGGCGCGCCGTTCGTGAGGGCCGAGCGGCCGGCGCTCGCGCGGCAGGAACTGCAGATCGCGCTGTGCGTGCCGCTGGGCGGCACGGCCGGCATCTGGGGGCCGTCCGCGATGTCGTCGGCCAAGCTGGCCGTCGCCGAGCTCAACCGCGAGGCGGGCATCGGCGGGCGCGGCTGCCGGCTCTTGACCGTCAACGCCGCGGACGATGCGCCCGACATCGAGGCCACGCTGATCGAGCTGGTGCAGGCGGGCGACATCGACGCCATCATCGGCATGCACACCAGCGCCGTGCGCCAGCGCATCCTGCGGGCCGTCGGCGGGCAGATCCCGTTCGTCTACACCCCGCTCTACGAGGGCGGGGAGTCGACGCCGGGCGTCTTCGCCATCGGCGAGACGACGGCGCGCCAGCTCGGGCCGGCGATCCGCTGGCTCGGCGCGCGCAAGCGCCCGCGGCGCTGGTTCGCCATCGGCAACGACTACGTGTGGCCGCACGTGTCGCACCGCATGGCGCGCGGCTACATCGCCGAGACCGGCGGCGAGCTGGTCGGCGAGATGTACGTGCCCTTCGGCACCACCGACTTTTCCGAGGCGCTCGACGCGCTGCGCCAGGGCAGGGCAGACGCGGTCGTGCTGTCGCTGGTCGGGCAGGACGCGATCGAGTTCAACCGCGCCTTCGGCGCCGCCGGCCTGTCGCGCGCGATGTTCAGGCTGTCCTGCGCCATCGGCGAGAACGAACTGCTGGGCATCGGCGCCGACAACGCGGAGGACCTCTACGTCGCCTGCGGCTACTTCGCCACGCTCGACACCGAAGCCAACCTGGCCTTCAAGGAGCGCTACCGCGCGCACTTCGGCGAGCGTGCGCCCACGCTCAACACCTTCGGCCAGTCGACCTACGAGGGCATGCACTTCCTGGCGGCGCTGCTCGAGCGCCAGCGGCGCCCGGCGGCCTGCGATGAGCGCCTGGGCGCTTCGCCGCTGCGCTACCGGAGTGCGCGCGATGCGGCCTATGGCGCCGACGGCATCACCCACACCCCCATCTACCTGGCCCGTGCGGAGGGCAACGTGTTCCGCGTGATCACGCAGCTGTGA